One genomic window of Polyangium aurulentum includes the following:
- a CDS encoding protein kinase domain-containing protein yields the protein MTTGDHANERRPSEGEGWRPPSTFDEYRLIRALGRGGMGEVWLAHDTLLDRPVAVKFIADFRSEAEVRTQFLVEARAAARLSHPNVVTIHRVGELDGRPFIVSEFIRGKSLDAIEKPMPWKRAIELGIGLARGLAAAHRRGVLHRDIKPGNAIIAEEGDVKLLDFGLAKLVDRGRPAPIDGGSPAARNTPVPRHTPVARTSASTRPPPRRAFRSSPPGAGAFTPDPAMTSALMRELRMRVPSDTLDAVGPGSGERALPHSQQETTPFSASRSGDFVGGTPHYMAPELWWGEPATYRTDVYALGVLLFELCAGKPPFGDLSLFELASATAIAEPPALTDAAPGVDPRLAMVVDRCLRRNPAERFANGEDLREALEELTSVARREAMPEGNPYRGLRPFDADHRPLFFGRSNEIGTVLDRLRSESLVVIAGDSGVGKSSLCGAGVLPRVAEGALGEGRRWDTIRFTPGKRPALAIASALAGVLGGSEDGLIEAICEAPAWIGRDLRRHLGSDKGLLLYVDQLEELVTIAEPEEAPAAAEALFHLAARIPGFRLLCSVRGDFLARVAAMPFLGDELSRALYLLRPLSPEKIREAIVGPARAKGVAFESEALVDKLVASTSRAEGLPLLQFALAELWEARSDSLAPITAEALDAIGGVAGALARHADRVVLGLPAEQREAARLILVDLVSIEGTRAYRTEIEIVQSHPGAKQALDALVRGRLLVAHEWEDSAIYEIAHEALLKGWDTLRRWLDAEDEARIVEQRLVAAAMEWERLGKAKDALWGERQIAETSLVAAERLGAREKAFLAASRSAVRRRKLRTRGVAIGLPALALVLFGAVRLLAQRDLDRKVSANIHEAQGLYDTARSRSAEVEKLQREAFAAFDARRLDEGERLWARAQELAADIDGTYGRSSQVLEAALILDAGREDVRGLLADVLYERALVAERDHKPGHSSDLLARMALYDAEGERRGRWDENAHLTIASVPPGARVKVERYVVDKDRRRVEPLKDLAPAPASDIDLPRGSYLLTFEAEGRAVVRHPVLLGRGERLRIEVDLPRASEIPPGFVYVPAGRFLFGTSLDDSKRRNFLSTVPVHEAQTGSYLIARNEVTYAEWIQYLRALPSEERAKRIPKVGDAALGGATSLRQLEDGTFQLVFRLPEFEHSHGANVAVEGQPITYAARRTKATQNWQRFPVTGISMRDAEAYAAWVRDTGRVKGARLCSEYEWERAARGADDREFPHGDALTPADANFDETYGKDANSTGPDEVGSHPASQSPFGLDDLAGNVFEWTVSSLEADRSVIRGGSYFYDQMTARSTNRTTLEPDLRDPRVGMRLCASFSRSSGGKMLPDR from the coding sequence GTGACCACAGGTGACCACGCGAACGAGCGCCGCCCTTCGGAGGGGGAAGGGTGGCGCCCTCCGAGCACCTTCGACGAGTACCGGCTCATCCGGGCGCTCGGTCGCGGGGGCATGGGCGAGGTTTGGCTCGCCCACGACACGCTGCTCGATCGCCCCGTGGCCGTGAAATTCATCGCCGACTTCCGCTCGGAGGCCGAGGTCCGCACGCAGTTCCTCGTCGAAGCGCGCGCCGCCGCGCGTCTGTCGCACCCGAACGTGGTCACGATCCACCGCGTCGGCGAGCTCGATGGCAGGCCCTTCATCGTCTCCGAGTTCATCCGCGGCAAGAGCCTCGACGCCATCGAAAAACCCATGCCGTGGAAGCGCGCCATCGAGCTCGGCATCGGCCTCGCGCGCGGGCTCGCCGCCGCCCACCGCCGCGGCGTGCTCCATCGGGACATCAAGCCCGGCAACGCCATCATTGCCGAGGAGGGCGATGTCAAGCTCCTGGACTTCGGCCTCGCCAAGCTCGTCGACCGCGGCCGCCCCGCGCCCATTGACGGCGGCAGCCCGGCCGCGCGCAACACGCCGGTGCCACGTCACACACCCGTCGCACGCACCTCGGCGAGCACACGGCCGCCGCCCCGCCGTGCCTTCCGCTCGAGCCCCCCGGGCGCGGGTGCCTTCACGCCCGATCCTGCGATGACGTCGGCCCTCATGCGCGAGCTGCGCATGCGCGTGCCGAGCGACACCCTCGACGCCGTCGGCCCCGGCTCGGGCGAGCGCGCCCTCCCGCATAGCCAGCAGGAGACCACGCCGTTCTCGGCCTCCCGCTCCGGCGATTTCGTGGGCGGCACACCCCATTACATGGCCCCCGAGCTATGGTGGGGCGAGCCCGCGACGTACCGGACCGACGTGTATGCGCTCGGCGTCTTGCTCTTCGAGCTATGCGCGGGCAAACCGCCGTTCGGCGACCTTTCTCTCTTCGAGCTCGCGAGCGCCACGGCCATCGCCGAGCCGCCCGCGCTGACCGACGCCGCGCCGGGCGTCGATCCGCGCCTCGCGATGGTCGTCGATCGGTGCCTGCGCCGCAACCCGGCCGAGCGGTTCGCCAACGGCGAGGACCTGCGCGAGGCGCTCGAGGAGCTCACCTCGGTCGCGCGGCGCGAGGCCATGCCCGAGGGCAACCCCTACCGCGGCCTGCGCCCCTTCGACGCCGACCACCGGCCGCTCTTCTTCGGCAGATCGAACGAGATCGGCACCGTCCTCGACAGGCTGCGCAGCGAATCGCTCGTGGTCATTGCGGGCGACAGCGGCGTCGGCAAATCGTCCCTGTGCGGCGCCGGCGTGCTTCCGCGCGTGGCCGAGGGCGCGCTCGGCGAGGGCAGGCGATGGGACACGATCCGCTTCACGCCGGGCAAACGGCCGGCCCTCGCCATTGCCTCGGCGCTCGCGGGCGTGCTCGGGGGCAGCGAAGACGGGCTCATCGAGGCGATCTGCGAGGCGCCGGCCTGGATCGGCCGCGATCTGCGCCGCCACCTCGGCAGCGACAAGGGGCTCTTGCTCTACGTCGATCAGCTCGAGGAGCTGGTCACGATTGCCGAGCCCGAGGAGGCGCCGGCCGCGGCCGAGGCGCTCTTCCACCTCGCCGCGCGCATCCCGGGCTTTCGCCTGCTCTGCTCGGTGCGCGGCGATTTCCTCGCGCGCGTGGCCGCGATGCCGTTCCTCGGCGACGAGCTTTCGCGCGCGCTCTACCTCCTGCGGCCGCTGTCGCCCGAGAAGATCCGCGAGGCGATCGTGGGCCCGGCGCGCGCGAAGGGCGTGGCGTTCGAGTCCGAGGCGCTCGTCGACAAGCTCGTCGCATCGACCTCGCGGGCCGAGGGCCTGCCGCTCCTTCAATTCGCGCTCGCCGAGCTGTGGGAGGCGCGCAGCGATTCGCTCGCCCCGATCACGGCCGAGGCGCTCGACGCGATCGGCGGCGTCGCAGGCGCGCTCGCCCGGCACGCCGACAGGGTCGTCCTCGGTTTGCCCGCGGAGCAGCGCGAGGCGGCGCGGCTCATCCTCGTCGATCTCGTCTCGATCGAGGGAACGCGCGCCTACCGCACCGAGATCGAGATCGTTCAGAGTCATCCCGGCGCGAAGCAGGCGCTCGACGCGCTCGTGCGCGGCAGGCTGCTCGTCGCGCACGAGTGGGAGGACAGCGCGATTTACGAGATCGCCCACGAGGCGCTGCTCAAGGGCTGGGACACGCTCAGGCGCTGGCTCGACGCCGAGGACGAGGCGCGCATCGTCGAGCAGCGGCTCGTCGCGGCGGCGATGGAGTGGGAGCGGCTCGGCAAGGCGAAGGACGCGCTCTGGGGCGAGCGGCAGATCGCGGAGACGTCGCTCGTTGCCGCCGAGCGCCTCGGCGCGCGAGAGAAGGCTTTCCTCGCGGCGTCGCGCAGCGCGGTGCGGCGGCGAAAGCTCCGGACGCGCGGCGTCGCCATCGGCCTGCCGGCGCTCGCGCTCGTGCTCTTCGGGGCCGTGCGGCTGCTCGCGCAGCGCGATCTCGACCGCAAGGTGAGCGCGAACATCCACGAGGCGCAGGGCCTGTACGACACGGCCCGCAGCCGCAGCGCCGAGGTCGAGAAGCTGCAGCGCGAGGCGTTCGCGGCGTTCGATGCGCGCCGCCTCGACGAGGGCGAGCGGCTGTGGGCGCGGGCGCAGGAGCTCGCCGCGGACATCGACGGCACGTATGGCCGCTCGAGTCAGGTCCTCGAGGCGGCGCTGATCCTCGACGCGGGGCGCGAGGACGTGCGCGGGCTGCTCGCGGACGTGCTCTACGAGCGCGCGCTCGTCGCGGAGCGGGATCACAAGCCTGGGCACAGCAGCGATCTGCTCGCGCGCATGGCGCTCTACGACGCCGAGGGCGAGCGCCGCGGGCGCTGGGACGAGAACGCGCACCTCACGATCGCGAGCGTGCCTCCGGGCGCTCGGGTGAAGGTCGAGCGCTATGTCGTCGACAAGGACAGGCGGCGCGTCGAGCCGCTGAAAGATCTCGCGCCGGCGCCGGCCTCCGACATCGATCTGCCGCGGGGCTCGTACCTGCTCACCTTCGAGGCCGAGGGGCGCGCGGTCGTGCGTCACCCGGTTCTCCTCGGGCGCGGCGAGCGCCTGCGCATCGAGGTCGATCTGCCGCGCGCCTCGGAGATTCCTCCCGGATTCGTGTACGTCCCGGCGGGGCGGTTCCTCTTCGGCACGTCGCTCGACGATAGCAAGCGCCGCAATTTCCTCTCGACGGTGCCGGTGCACGAGGCCCAGACGGGGTCGTACCTCATCGCCCGCAACGAGGTCACGTACGCCGAGTGGATACAGTATTTGCGTGCCTTGCCCTCGGAGGAGCGGGCGAAGCGCATTCCGAAGGTCGGCGACGCCGCGCTCGGGGGCGCGACGTCGCTGCGGCAGCTCGAGGACGGCACGTTCCAGCTCGTCTTCCGGTTGCCCGAGTTCGAGCACTCGCACGGGGCGAACGTCGCGGTGGAGGGGCAGCCGATCACCTACGCGGCGAGGCGGACGAAGGCGACGCAGAACTGGCAGCGTTTCCCGGTCACGGGTATCTCGATGCGCGACGCGGAGGCTTATGCGGCGTGGGTGCGTGACACCGGCCGGGTGAAGGGGGCGCGGCTCTGCTCCGAATACGAGTGGGAGCGCGCCGCCCGCGGCGCCGACGATCGCGAGTTTCCTCATGGCGACGCGCTGACGCCGGCGGACGCGAATTTCGACGAGACGTACGGCAAGGACGCAAATAGCACCGGGCCTGACGAGGTCGGCTCGCACCCGGCGTCACAGAGCCCCTTTGGCCTCGACGATCTTGCCGGTAACGTCTTCGAGTGGACTGTATCCTCACTGGAGGCGGACCGATCCGTGATACGAGGAGGATCTTATTTCTACGACCAGATGACGGCTCGGAGCACGAATCGGACCACACTCGAGCCCGACCTGCGCGATCCGCGAGTCGGGATGCGCCTTTGTGCTTCCTTTTCGCGATCCTCGGGAGGCAAGATGCTTCCCGATCGGTGA
- a CDS encoding DUF58 domain-containing protein, with amino-acid sequence MIPSRALVLLFVGPLILSFLTLLDRSLLLYMLATDGAIVVLAGIDALLARRPLVSVERRVAHVLSIGRPNVVTLELRSSARRKLRVLVQDDLFSSAESEDLPLSAELPARGRATLRYRLKPSRRGAHTLGAHHVRYASPLGLWIRQLRIADETQVKVYPDLEAVRAYELLARQDRDPAGVRASRRRGGESEFERLREYRREDEYRSIDWKATARRKKVIAREYQLESDQNVVFMLDGGRLMTAESGGLSLFDHALNATLMLSHVASRGGDKVGMIAFAEEVKAYAPLAGGARATQKIVQAGYDLEPALVETSYASAFEQLHVRVKKRTLVVLFTQVVDDVASAELSKLLRGLLPRHLPLMVLLRDVDVDALVEGRTAETAALGGVAPYLRGAAAELSGFRDKLVRNLKQQGALVLDVAPEELTPALINRYLEIKARHLL; translated from the coding sequence ATGATCCCCTCACGCGCGCTCGTCCTGCTCTTCGTCGGGCCGCTCATTCTCTCGTTTTTGACGCTGCTCGACAGGTCGCTCCTGCTTTACATGCTGGCGACCGACGGGGCCATCGTGGTGCTGGCGGGCATCGACGCCCTGCTCGCGCGCCGCCCGCTCGTCAGCGTCGAGCGCCGCGTCGCGCACGTCCTGTCGATTGGCCGCCCCAACGTGGTCACCCTCGAGCTGCGCTCCTCTGCGCGCCGCAAGCTGCGGGTGCTCGTGCAGGACGACCTCTTCTCCTCTGCCGAATCCGAGGATCTGCCCCTCTCGGCCGAGCTGCCCGCGCGGGGCCGCGCCACGCTGCGCTATCGCCTGAAGCCCTCGCGCCGCGGCGCGCACACCCTGGGCGCCCACCATGTCCGCTACGCCTCGCCCCTCGGGCTGTGGATCCGGCAGCTTCGCATTGCGGACGAGACGCAGGTGAAGGTTTACCCGGATCTCGAGGCCGTGCGCGCCTACGAGCTATTGGCGCGGCAGGACCGCGATCCGGCCGGCGTGCGTGCCTCCCGTCGCCGCGGCGGCGAGAGCGAGTTCGAGCGGCTGCGCGAATACCGCCGCGAGGACGAATACCGCAGCATCGACTGGAAGGCCACCGCGCGCCGCAAGAAGGTGATCGCGCGCGAGTATCAGCTCGAGAGCGATCAGAACGTGGTCTTCATGCTCGACGGCGGCCGATTGATGACGGCCGAGAGCGGGGGTTTGTCGCTCTTCGATCATGCCCTCAATGCGACGCTGATGCTCTCGCACGTGGCGTCGCGGGGAGGGGACAAGGTCGGGATGATCGCGTTCGCCGAGGAGGTGAAGGCCTACGCGCCGCTCGCGGGCGGGGCGCGGGCGACGCAGAAGATCGTGCAGGCGGGCTACGATCTCGAGCCCGCGCTGGTCGAGACGAGCTACGCCTCGGCCTTCGAGCAGCTCCACGTGCGGGTGAAAAAGCGGACGCTGGTCGTCCTCTTCACGCAGGTGGTCGATGATGTGGCCTCGGCCGAGCTGTCGAAGCTCCTGCGCGGGCTCTTGCCTCGGCACTTGCCGCTGATGGTGCTCTTGCGCGACGTCGACGTCGACGCGCTCGTGGAGGGCAGGACGGCGGAGACGGCGGCCCTCGGGGGCGTCGCCCCTTATTTGCGCGGCGCGGCGGCGGAGCTTTCGGGGTTTCGCGACAAGCTCGTGCGCAACTTGAAGCAGCAGGGGGCGCTCGTCCTCGATGTGGCGCCCGAGGAGCTCACCCCGGCGCTCATCAATCGATACCTGGAGATCAAGGCGAGACACCTCCTTTAG
- a CDS encoding protein kinase domain-containing protein gives MRPLGRGGMGDVYLAHDTLLDRPVAVKFLREQGFDSELRQAHLLEARAAARLSHPNVVTIYRVGELEGRPFIISEFVRGTSLDQLPKPVPWEHALEIGVGLARGLAAAHRRGVLHRDIKPANAIITDEGTVKLLDFGLAKLIEPLGRPSIVTLAPGRLTEPLRETLPEPPRETLSEPLRATIPEPPGAFEPGGGDTLPAISDISPRASGEEGPSSRPSVNFIGGTPHYMAPEIWWGEAVGYRADVYSIGALLFELCAGVKPFDGVALHELALATAMDEPPPLASVAPSVDPRFAKIVDRCLRREPAERFGSGDELREALERLIDSAGGALVPEGNPFRGLSPFDAEHRALFFGRASETSAALERLRADHFVIVAGDSGVGKSSLCRAGILPRIAEGALGDGRAYRVRSLLPGKRPLSALAQALADGLEIDEEPLLELLRDAPQSVGRELRRCLKQDRGLCIFIDQLEELVTYAEPAESAAFAEVLCLLAVPGVRLLATLRGDFLARVAALPGLGDDLPRALYILRPLSSDGIREAIVEPTCAKGVEFESDALVDDLVASTARAEGGLPLLQFALAELWAARPHPRAPITAAALDAIGGVAGALARHADRVVLGLTMDRRAAARRILTALVSPAGTRTQRGWGELVSGDEADREALEALVRGRLLCVRESDGGATYEIAHEALLRGWDTLRGWLDAADEQRAVARRLEAAAIEWERIGRAREALWGDLQLEEADIVDPSTVGPRERSFLVASRRACRLRRLFGRLLAVGVPILIVLLYGAIRLVLRRDLDRSLDARVSEGRALYDSARAKNEQAARLRQQAFAAFDAHKAQDGEALWARSLELGAEIDRTYGRAGQALETALIMDASRAEVHAFLGDVLFARALLAERDQKPQQRDDLLARMSLYDADGQRREQWEAQARLTIESDPPGARVMIERYVETGLERRPVVFSGPLSAPVAGLELPRGSYLLTLEAEGRSVVRYPVLLERGEEMHARIDLPRAADCPPGFVYVPAGRFLFGSSLDESKRRGFLSTVPVHTLETGPYFIARYEVTYGDWITYLRALPKEERERRMPRIGEAALIGALRLRELPSGQYKLAFQPSDATLTAVEGKPMTFAARRARATQDWLRFPVAGISRHDADAYAAWLRATGRVPGARLCSELEWERAARGADDREMPHGDSLDPDDANFDETYAKDAASMGPDEVGSHPASTSPFGLDDMAGNIFEWTVSTIEPGGSVARGGAYFYDKMTARSTNRTTLEPNLRDPRLGMRLCASAPSGEGKGEE, from the coding sequence GTGAGGCCCCTCGGTCGCGGAGGCATGGGCGACGTTTATCTCGCCCATGATACTCTTCTCGACCGGCCCGTGGCCGTGAAATTCTTGCGCGAGCAGGGATTCGACAGCGAGCTGCGGCAGGCCCACCTCCTCGAGGCGCGCGCGGCGGCCCGGCTCTCTCACCCCAACGTGGTCACCATTTACCGCGTCGGCGAGCTCGAAGGCAGGCCCTTCATCATCTCGGAGTTCGTCCGCGGCACGAGCCTCGATCAGCTCCCCAAGCCCGTCCCCTGGGAGCACGCGCTCGAAATAGGCGTCGGCCTCGCCAGGGGCCTCGCCGCCGCCCACCGCCGCGGCGTCCTGCACCGCGATATCAAGCCCGCGAACGCTATCATCACCGACGAGGGCACCGTCAAGCTCCTCGATTTCGGTCTCGCCAAGCTCATCGAGCCCCTCGGGCGGCCCTCGATCGTCACGCTCGCGCCCGGCCGCCTTACCGAGCCGCTCCGCGAGACGCTGCCCGAGCCCCCCCGCGAGACGCTCTCCGAGCCGCTGCGCGCGACGATCCCCGAGCCACCAGGGGCATTCGAGCCCGGCGGGGGCGATACCCTCCCCGCCATCTCCGACATCTCGCCCCGCGCCTCGGGCGAGGAGGGGCCGTCGTCGCGCCCGTCCGTCAATTTCATCGGCGGCACACCCCATTACATGGCCCCCGAGATCTGGTGGGGCGAGGCCGTGGGATACCGCGCCGACGTCTATTCGATCGGCGCCCTGCTCTTCGAGCTGTGCGCGGGGGTCAAGCCCTTCGATGGCGTCGCGCTGCACGAGCTGGCCCTCGCGACGGCCATGGACGAGCCCCCGCCGCTCGCCTCCGTGGCCCCGTCCGTCGACCCGAGATTCGCCAAGATCGTCGACCGCTGCCTGCGCCGCGAGCCCGCCGAGCGCTTCGGCTCGGGCGACGAGCTGCGCGAGGCCCTCGAGCGGCTCATCGATAGCGCTGGCGGCGCCCTCGTCCCCGAGGGCAATCCATTCCGCGGCCTGTCGCCCTTCGACGCCGAGCACCGCGCCCTCTTCTTCGGCCGCGCGAGCGAGACCTCTGCCGCCCTCGAACGATTGCGCGCAGACCATTTCGTCATCGTGGCCGGAGACAGCGGCGTGGGCAAATCGTCGCTCTGCCGCGCCGGCATCCTCCCGCGCATCGCCGAGGGCGCCCTGGGCGACGGGCGCGCTTACCGGGTGCGCAGCCTCTTGCCCGGAAAACGCCCGCTCTCCGCGCTCGCCCAGGCCCTCGCAGACGGCCTCGAAATCGACGAGGAGCCGCTCCTCGAGCTGCTCCGCGACGCGCCCCAGAGCGTCGGCCGCGAGCTGCGCCGCTGCCTCAAGCAAGACCGCGGCCTGTGCATCTTCATCGATCAGCTCGAGGAGCTCGTCACCTACGCCGAGCCCGCGGAGTCCGCCGCGTTCGCCGAGGTGCTCTGTCTGCTCGCCGTGCCGGGCGTGCGCCTGCTCGCCACCTTGCGCGGCGATTTCCTGGCCCGCGTCGCCGCGCTGCCCGGGCTCGGCGACGATCTGCCCCGCGCCCTCTACATCCTGCGGCCCCTGTCGTCCGACGGGATCCGCGAGGCGATTGTCGAGCCAACCTGCGCCAAGGGGGTCGAATTCGAGTCCGACGCCCTGGTGGACGATCTCGTCGCCTCCACCGCGCGCGCCGAGGGGGGTTTGCCCCTCTTGCAATTCGCGCTCGCCGAGCTGTGGGCGGCGCGGCCTCACCCGCGGGCGCCGATCACCGCCGCAGCGCTGGACGCCATCGGAGGCGTGGCCGGCGCGCTCGCGAGGCACGCCGATCGCGTCGTGCTCGGCTTGACCATGGATCGGCGCGCCGCTGCGAGGCGCATCCTGACCGCGCTCGTCTCGCCCGCGGGCACGCGGACGCAGCGCGGGTGGGGCGAGCTGGTGAGCGGCGACGAGGCGGATCGCGAGGCGCTCGAAGCGCTCGTGCGGGGCAGGCTCTTATGCGTGCGCGAGTCCGACGGGGGCGCGACGTACGAGATCGCGCACGAGGCCCTGCTCCGCGGCTGGGATACGCTGCGCGGCTGGCTCGACGCGGCGGACGAGCAGCGCGCGGTGGCCCGAAGGCTCGAGGCGGCCGCCATCGAATGGGAGCGCATCGGGCGCGCCCGCGAGGCGCTCTGGGGCGATCTGCAGCTCGAGGAGGCCGATATCGTCGACCCTTCGACGGTCGGCCCGCGCGAGCGCTCTTTCCTCGTGGCCTCGCGCCGCGCCTGCCGGCTGCGCCGCCTCTTCGGCCGCCTGCTCGCCGTGGGCGTGCCCATTCTGATCGTCCTGCTCTACGGCGCGATTCGCCTCGTCCTGCGGCGCGATCTCGACAGGAGCCTCGACGCGCGCGTCAGCGAGGGGCGGGCGCTCTACGACTCGGCCCGCGCCAAGAACGAGCAGGCGGCGCGCCTGCGGCAGCAGGCGTTTGCGGCGTTCGACGCGCACAAGGCGCAGGACGGCGAGGCGCTCTGGGCCCGCTCGCTCGAGCTCGGGGCCGAGATCGACCGCACCTACGGCCGCGCGGGGCAAGCCCTCGAGACGGCGCTCATCATGGACGCGAGCCGCGCCGAGGTGCACGCCTTCCTCGGCGACGTCCTCTTCGCGCGCGCCCTCCTCGCCGAGCGGGATCAAAAGCCGCAGCAGCGCGACGATCTGCTCGCCCGCATGTCGCTCTACGACGCCGACGGGCAGCGCCGCGAGCAATGGGAGGCGCAGGCGCGCCTGACCATCGAGAGCGATCCGCCGGGCGCGCGCGTGATGATCGAGCGTTACGTGGAGACGGGCCTCGAGCGCCGCCCCGTCGTATTCTCGGGTCCGCTCTCTGCGCCCGTCGCGGGGCTCGAACTGCCGCGGGGCTCGTATCTGCTCACCTTGGAAGCCGAGGGCCGCTCCGTCGTGCGTTATCCGGTGCTGCTCGAGCGCGGCGAGGAGATGCACGCGCGGATCGATTTGCCGCGCGCCGCCGATTGCCCGCCGGGCTTCGTGTACGTGCCGGCGGGTCGCTTCTTGTTCGGCAGCTCCCTCGACGAGAGCAAGCGCCGAGGGTTTCTCTCGACGGTCCCCGTCCACACGCTCGAGACCGGCCCCTATTTCATCGCGCGGTACGAGGTCACCTACGGCGACTGGATCACGTACCTGCGCGCCCTGCCGAAGGAGGAGCGCGAGCGGCGTATGCCGAGGATCGGCGAGGCCGCGCTCATCGGCGCCCTCCGTCTGCGCGAGCTGCCCTCGGGTCAATACAAGCTCGCTTTCCAGCCGTCCGACGCCACGCTCACGGCCGTCGAGGGCAAGCCGATGACGTTCGCCGCCCGGCGCGCGCGCGCGACGCAGGACTGGCTGCGCTTCCCGGTCGCGGGTATCTCGCGCCACGACGCCGACGCTTACGCGGCCTGGCTCCGGGCGACGGGGCGCGTCCCGGGCGCGCGGCTGTGCTCGGAGCTCGAATGGGAGCGGGCCGCCCGCGGCGCGGACGATAGGGAAATGCCGCACGGCGATTCCCTCGATCCCGATGACGCCAATTTCGATGAGACATACGCGAAGGATGCTGCCAGCATGGGTCCGGACGAGGTCGGCTCGCACCCCGCCTCGACGAGCCCATTCGGGCTCGACGACATGGCGGGCAACATCTTCGAGTGGACCGTCTCCACGATCGAGCCCGGCGGCTCGGTCGCTCGTGGTGGGGCTTACTTTTACGATAAAATGACAGCGCGCAGCACGAATCGCACCACGCTCGAGCCAAACCTGCGCGATCCGCGGCTCGGCATGCGTCTTTGTGCATCCGCGCCGTCTGGCGAAGGGAAGGGGGAGGAATGA
- a CDS encoding GNAT family N-acyltransferase, with protein sequence MNPSVYDDRSIALDLRPPPGYVPAWLREIQAFRGRELYAEGRRPAFKIGDDRYLDAEDRDVHAYHLTTRDAETGELLGCFRMMPLAGSPPSQVDAVLGPEMAERALAEIGTQRQRMMESARWIVRRDQQGRGVGYLLMASGFALSQLLGHDGFWAVAGIRDGQTARCLRAGYRPIPGTTVLSSELFADELCPLYAIAARPSSRLAPLVEGLLRDASPLVAALGGRAPRAA encoded by the coding sequence GTGAATCCCTCCGTGTACGACGACCGCTCGATCGCCCTCGATCTGCGCCCCCCTCCGGGCTACGTGCCCGCCTGGCTGCGTGAGATCCAGGCATTCCGGGGCCGGGAGCTGTACGCCGAGGGGCGGCGCCCGGCATTCAAGATCGGCGATGATCGCTACCTCGACGCCGAGGATCGCGACGTCCACGCGTATCACTTGACGACGCGGGACGCGGAGACGGGGGAGCTGCTCGGCTGCTTTCGGATGATGCCCCTCGCCGGATCGCCGCCCTCGCAGGTGGACGCCGTGCTCGGGCCCGAAATGGCCGAGCGAGCCCTCGCCGAGATCGGCACGCAGCGGCAGCGCATGATGGAGTCGGCCCGCTGGATCGTGCGGCGGGATCAGCAGGGCAGAGGGGTGGGCTATCTGCTCATGGCGAGCGGATTCGCGCTCAGCCAGCTCCTCGGCCATGACGGGTTCTGGGCAGTGGCGGGCATTCGTGACGGGCAGACGGCGCGGTGCCTGCGCGCGGGCTACCGGCCCATTCCCGGCACGACCGTCCTTTCCTCCGAGCTGTTCGCCGACGAGCTCTGCCCATTGTATGCGATCGCCGCGCGCCCTTCATCGAGGCTCGCCCCGCTCGTCGAGGGGCTGCTGCGCGACGCGAGCCCGCTCGTCGCGGCCCTCGGAGGAAGGGCGCCGCGCGCGGCGTGA
- a CDS encoding ADYC domain-containing protein — MSCALIVAGCAGLEPSGEGDEGVRATSQAVVFDNGTSLNGTSLNGTSLNGTSLNGTSLNGTSLNGTSLNGTSLNGTSLNGTSLNGLDFIGATIPGTLSDGNSVTLRIDTIVPSSDPEILLYTVSFQDGADRKSICGYDAAGLPVQAIPLAGRWDTSQGTATGGDWIDEPGTMTFGCADSALAKCILLGYKPWKTLSECQNKNQCQTISVRAMHQACTRMVRADYCGDGMPHTMNKVPINLWDAFGIQSESRVIGNWKNEAEWSPNGMVCVDTFRYDPDGKTTAYVDAHCPERNGGHFQCFGNNSSFFTNAGFSTPINERSLVREEFDQQYVRSSLY, encoded by the coding sequence GTGTCCTGTGCTCTGATCGTCGCCGGATGTGCCGGGCTCGAGCCCTCGGGGGAAGGGGACGAGGGCGTGCGCGCGACCTCCCAGGCGGTCGTCTTCGACAACGGCACGAGCCTGAACGGAACGAGCCTCAATGGCACGAGCCTCAATGGCACGAGCCTGAACGGAACGAGCCTGAATGGCACGAGCCTGAACGGAACGAGCCTGAACGGCACGAGCCTGAATGGCACGAGCCTGAATGGCACGAGCCTCAACGGTCTCGATTTCATCGGCGCCACCATTCCCGGGACGCTCTCGGACGGCAACTCCGTCACCCTGCGGATCGACACCATCGTGCCCTCGAGCGATCCCGAGATCCTGCTCTACACCGTCTCGTTCCAGGACGGCGCCGACCGGAAGAGCATTTGCGGCTACGACGCGGCGGGCTTGCCGGTCCAGGCCATCCCCCTGGCGGGGCGCTGGGACACCTCGCAGGGCACGGCCACGGGCGGCGACTGGATCGACGAGCCCGGCACGATGACGTTCGGCTGCGCGGACTCGGCCCTCGCAAAGTGCATTCTGCTCGGCTACAAGCCCTGGAAGACGCTGAGCGAGTGCCAGAACAAGAACCAATGCCAGACGATCAGCGTCCGCGCCATGCACCAGGCCTGCACGAGGATGGTGCGGGCCGATTACTGCGGCGACGGGATGCCGCACACGATGAACAAGGTGCCGATCAATCTCTGGGACGCCTTCGGCATTCAATCGGAGTCGCGGGTGATCGGCAACTGGAAGAACGAGGCCGAGTGGTCGCCCAATGGCATGGTCTGTGTCGATACCTTCCGTTACGATCCGGATGGTAAGACCACGGCCTACGTCGATGCCCATTGTCCCGAGCGGAACGGCGGGCACTTCCAGTGCTTCGGTAACAACTCGTCGTTCTTCACCAACGCCGGCTTCAGCACCCCGATCAACGAGCGCAGCCTCGTCCGCGAGGAGTTCGACCAGCAGTACGTGCGATCCTCGCTGTACTGA